The following proteins come from a genomic window of Deltaproteobacteria bacterium CG11_big_fil_rev_8_21_14_0_20_42_23:
- a CDS encoding CusA/CzcA family heavy metal efflux RND transporter yields MIEKIIEYSTKNKMLIILFYLLLILWGFWAAFNTPVDAIPDLSDNQVIVYTEWQGRSPQVIEDQITYPLASNLQGLPKLKVVRAQSFFGYSLIYVIFQDDVDVYWARTRVLEKLNFASGLLPDGVMPTLGPDGTGVGHVYWYTVESETHDLGELRTLQDWYIRYQLNSVPGVAEVASVGGFVKQYQIDVNPNKLLSHNVDLQHIVAAVRKSNNDVGGKLLEMNNIEYVVRGLGYIKSKTDLENIVVGVNEKGTPVFVKDVAAVQLGSDIRRGLLDKNGDGEVVGGIVVMRYGENAKEVIDLVKAKIAEIAKGLPQGVSIKTAYDRSNLIERALSTLKHTLLEEIIIVSLIVLLFLYHFPSALVIIISLPIAILVSLIFMKYLSITSNIMSLGGIAIAIGVLVDASVVMVENAYRHLESGKPKTEEERKEIILTSAKQVGRPIFFSLLIIILSFSPLFLLEGQEGKLFHPLAFTKTFAMLAAAFIAITLVPLLMNLFMKGKFRSEKDNRLSRFFSRLYQPALVWSLHHKKKVLIGTLLLFLISLGISTRIGKEFMPPLDEGSLLFMPVTLPNVTVSEAKRIVQVQDKIISNHPEVASVLGKVGRAKTATDPAPVSMIESIITLKPKSEWRSGITKDDIIAELNELLQIPGVTNAWTQPIINRINMLATGVRTDLGVKIFGDDLNTLQDLAFQVEKVLKNIPGTVDLYAERVMGGKYLDIDVNRETSARLGLHVGDVQDMVETAIGGMNISTAIEGRSRFPIRVRYAKDFRNDPENLKQVLVANAWNWRNPAPRVQVPLGQVANINITSGPPMISSENSLLRAIVFLNVRGRDVGSFVDEAKAKLEKEIKLPQGYYLSWSGQYENQLRAKQKLQLLIPAVILIIFLFLYFTFHSWSESLLVVLSVPFGLIGGLFLQWLLGYNFSVAVWVGYIALSGVVVETGVVMLVYLNEALETRIQQGIPITKDEIYQATLEGSLLRLRPKLMTVGTSLIGLIPIMWSTGTGSDLTKPLATPLIGGMLSSTVLVLIIIPLLFMSLKQKEFSHQEVKMKEG; encoded by the coding sequence ATGATTGAAAAAATAATCGAATATTCCACAAAAAATAAAATGCTGATTATTTTATTTTATCTTCTCCTCATCTTGTGGGGATTTTGGGCTGCATTCAACACTCCTGTTGATGCCATTCCCGATCTCTCAGACAACCAAGTCATCGTCTACACCGAATGGCAAGGAAGATCTCCGCAAGTAATCGAAGATCAAATCACTTATCCCCTTGCCAGCAATTTGCAAGGCTTGCCAAAATTAAAAGTTGTGCGCGCTCAATCTTTTTTTGGCTACTCTCTCATCTATGTGATTTTTCAAGATGATGTTGATGTCTATTGGGCACGAACTCGTGTGTTAGAAAAACTCAATTTCGCAAGCGGACTTTTACCAGATGGAGTTATGCCAACACTTGGCCCAGATGGAACTGGCGTTGGCCATGTTTACTGGTACACCGTGGAAAGTGAAACGCACGACTTAGGTGAACTTCGCACCTTACAAGATTGGTACATTCGCTATCAATTAAACTCGGTGCCCGGAGTTGCAGAAGTAGCAAGCGTTGGCGGGTTTGTGAAACAATATCAAATTGATGTGAATCCCAACAAACTTCTTTCTCACAACGTAGATCTTCAACACATTGTAGCTGCAGTGAGAAAAAGCAATAACGATGTTGGTGGAAAATTACTTGAAATGAACAACATCGAATATGTTGTGCGCGGATTAGGATACATCAAATCAAAAACTGACCTGGAAAATATTGTGGTGGGCGTAAATGAAAAAGGAACTCCTGTTTTTGTAAAGGATGTTGCAGCAGTTCAACTTGGCTCAGACATTCGCCGCGGCTTGCTGGACAAAAACGGCGACGGTGAAGTGGTGGGTGGAATTGTCGTGATGCGCTATGGTGAAAATGCAAAAGAAGTGATCGATCTCGTAAAAGCAAAAATTGCAGAAATTGCAAAAGGTCTTCCGCAAGGTGTAAGCATCAAAACTGCCTACGATCGATCCAACCTCATCGAGCGGGCTCTCTCAACTTTGAAACACACACTGCTTGAAGAAATAATTATTGTGAGTCTCATTGTTCTTCTTTTTCTGTATCACTTTCCAAGTGCGCTTGTGATTATCATTTCACTTCCAATTGCCATATTGGTTTCTCTCATTTTCATGAAATACTTGAGCATCACATCCAACATTATGAGCTTAGGTGGAATTGCCATTGCCATTGGAGTGCTGGTGGATGCTTCCGTGGTGATGGTGGAAAATGCGTATCGACATCTGGAAAGTGGAAAACCAAAAACAGAAGAAGAACGAAAAGAAATTATACTTACATCGGCCAAGCAAGTTGGACGACCTATTTTCTTTTCACTCCTGATTATTATTCTTTCTTTCTCTCCTCTTTTTCTTTTGGAAGGTCAGGAAGGAAAACTTTTTCATCCACTCGCTTTCACCAAAACCTTTGCCATGTTGGCCGCCGCCTTCATTGCGATAACGCTTGTTCCTCTTTTGATGAATTTGTTTATGAAGGGAAAATTCAGAAGTGAAAAAGATAATCGCCTTTCTCGATTTTTTTCTCGACTCTATCAACCAGCACTTGTTTGGTCTCTTCACCACAAGAAAAAAGTTCTCATCGGAACACTTCTTCTCTTTTTGATTTCACTTGGAATTTCTACCAGAATCGGAAAAGAATTTATGCCGCCTTTAGATGAAGGCAGCTTGCTCTTCATGCCAGTAACGCTGCCAAACGTCACGGTTTCCGAGGCGAAGCGAATTGTGCAAGTGCAAGACAAAATTATTTCAAATCATCCTGAAGTTGCATCTGTTCTTGGGAAAGTTGGACGCGCAAAAACCGCAACAGATCCCGCTCCTGTTTCAATGATCGAAAGTATCATCACACTCAAACCAAAAAGTGAGTGGAGATCCGGGATTACCAAAGATGACATCATCGCCGAATTAAATGAACTACTTCAAATACCAGGCGTCACCAACGCATGGACACAGCCCATTATTAACCGCATCAACATGCTCGCAACAGGAGTACGAACTGATTTGGGCGTGAAAATTTTTGGAGATGATCTCAACACCTTACAAGACTTGGCTTTTCAAGTTGAAAAAGTTTTAAAAAATATTCCAGGAACGGTAGATCTTTATGCCGAACGAGTGATGGGTGGAAAATATCTGGACATCGATGTGAACCGCGAAACCTCAGCCAGACTGGGTTTGCACGTTGGCGATGTTCAAGACATGGTTGAAACCGCAATCGGTGGAATGAATATTTCAACCGCTATTGAAGGACGCTCTCGCTTTCCTATTCGAGTTCGGTACGCAAAAGATTTTCGTAACGATCCCGAAAACTTAAAACAAGTTTTGGTTGCAAATGCTTGGAACTGGCGCAACCCCGCGCCACGAGTGCAAGTGCCGTTAGGTCAAGTTGCGAACATCAACATTACCTCTGGCCCACCAATGATAAGCAGTGAAAATTCTCTGCTCCGCGCCATCGTTTTTTTGAATGTGAGAGGCCGCGATGTAGGAAGTTTTGTGGATGAAGCAAAGGCAAAACTGGAAAAAGAAATAAAACTTCCTCAAGGCTATTATCTTTCGTGGAGCGGACAATATGAAAATCAACTTCGTGCAAAACAAAAACTTCAACTGCTCATTCCGGCGGTGATTCTGATTATTTTTCTTTTTCTTTATTTCACTTTTCACTCGTGGAGCGAAAGTTTGCTGGTGGTCCTTTCGGTTCCCTTCGGCCTCATTGGCGGACTTTTTCTGCAATGGCTCTTGGGATACAATTTTAGTGTGGCCGTGTGGGTTGGGTATATTGCGCTTTCGGGGGTTGTGGTGGAAACAGGAGTGGTGATGCTGGTGTATTTAAACGAAGCCTTGGAAACCCGCATCCAGCAAGGCATTCCCATTACGAAAGACGAAATTTATCAGGCCACACTTGAAGGATCTCTTTTGAGACTTCGTCCAAAACTGATGACCGTTGGCACTTCGCTTATTGGCCTGATTCCAATCATGTGGTCAACGGGAACCGGATCTGATCTGACGAAGCCACTTGCAACTCCGCTAATTGGTGGCATGCTCAGCTCAACAGTGTTAGTGCTCATTATTATTCCACTTCTTTTTATGAGCTTGAAGCAAAAGGAATTTTCTCATCAAGAAGTTAAAATGAAAGAAGGATAA